One Clavibacter zhangzhiyongii genomic region harbors:
- a CDS encoding bleomycin resistance protein, which yields MDPDDEPDLVPELLVTDLAASLAFWRDLCGFAVRYDRPEEGFAYIARGGAHLMLEQAGIIRNWVTGPLERPYGRGINFQIAVEDADVVATALAAAGVALFLEPETTWYRIGDEETGVRQFLVQDPDGYLVRFQSSLGRRPASGREDRAPA from the coding sequence ATGGATCCCGACGACGAGCCCGACCTGGTCCCCGAGCTGCTGGTCACCGACCTCGCCGCGAGCCTCGCGTTCTGGCGCGACCTGTGCGGCTTCGCGGTGCGGTACGACCGCCCCGAGGAGGGATTCGCGTACATCGCGCGCGGCGGAGCGCACCTCATGCTCGAGCAGGCCGGCATCATCCGGAACTGGGTGACGGGGCCGCTGGAGCGGCCGTACGGGCGGGGGATCAACTTCCAGATCGCCGTCGAGGACGCGGACGTCGTGGCGACGGCGCTCGCCGCGGCCGGCGTCGCGCTCTTCCTCGAGCCGGAGACGACCTGGTACCGGATCGGCGACGAGGAGACCGGCGTGCGCCAGTTCCTCGTGCAGGATCCCGACGGCTACCTGGTGCGGTTCCAGTCGTCCCTGGGGCGACGGCCCGCCTCCGGGCGAGAGGACCGGGCGCCCGCCTAG
- a CDS encoding histidine phosphatase family protein, producing the protein MRLILIRHGQTPSNVDGVLDTRIPGPGLTELGREQAARLPGTLRGERIGALYVSTMRRTHETAAPLADALDLAPVERAGLREIAAAELEMRGDRAAVMEYLDTMIRWVAGEDELRLAGGETGREFAARFDAVVAEAEGSGHGTVAIVSHGAAIRCWAGMRVRGLDAAFVADHALENTGVVVLEGSGRDWILESWEGEPASGVGEDAPSGPTGEPTD; encoded by the coding sequence ATGCGCCTGATCCTGATCCGACACGGCCAGACCCCCTCCAACGTCGACGGGGTCCTCGACACCCGCATCCCGGGGCCCGGGCTCACGGAGCTCGGCCGGGAGCAGGCGGCGCGGCTGCCGGGGACCCTGCGCGGCGAGCGGATCGGCGCGCTCTACGTCTCGACCATGCGCCGCACGCATGAGACGGCCGCGCCGCTCGCGGATGCGCTCGACCTCGCACCCGTCGAGCGCGCGGGGCTCCGCGAGATCGCCGCGGCCGAGCTCGAGATGCGCGGCGACCGCGCGGCCGTCATGGAGTACCTGGACACGATGATCCGCTGGGTCGCCGGCGAGGACGAGCTGCGCCTCGCGGGCGGGGAGACGGGCCGGGAGTTCGCCGCGCGGTTCGACGCCGTGGTCGCGGAGGCGGAGGGCTCCGGCCACGGCACCGTGGCGATCGTCAGCCACGGCGCCGCGATCCGCTGCTGGGCCGGCATGCGGGTGCGCGGCCTCGACGCGGCCTTCGTCGCCGACCACGCACTGGAGAACACGGGCGTCGTGGTGCTCGAGGGGTCCGGCCGCGACTGGATCCTGGAGTCCTGGGAGGGCGAGCCCGCGAGCGGCGTGGGCGAGGACGCGCCGTCCGGCCCGACGGGCGAGCCGACGGACTAG
- a CDS encoding RidA family protein — MTAVTLIRSAALSGTAEYAYAATAPADARLVFLAGSCPLDAEGRTVGVGDHAAQAARCVENLRIALEAAGATLADLVSTRVLVASRRQADLVTAWEVVRDALAPHDPPSTLLGVTVLGYDDQLVEVEAVAAVLD; from the coding sequence ATGACCGCCGTGACCCTGATCCGCTCGGCCGCCCTCTCCGGCACCGCCGAGTACGCCTACGCCGCGACCGCGCCCGCCGACGCGCGGCTCGTGTTCCTCGCGGGATCCTGCCCGCTCGACGCCGAGGGCCGCACGGTCGGCGTCGGCGACCACGCCGCGCAGGCGGCGCGGTGCGTCGAGAACCTGCGGATCGCGCTCGAGGCCGCGGGTGCGACGCTCGCCGACCTCGTGAGCACGCGCGTGCTCGTCGCGTCCCGCAGGCAGGCCGACCTCGTGACCGCGTGGGAGGTCGTCCGCGACGCGCTCGCGCCGCACGACCCGCCGAGCACGCTGCTCGGCGTCACCGTGCTCGGCTACGACGACCAGCTCGTGGAGGTCGAGGCGGTCGCGGCCGTCCTCGACTGA
- a CDS encoding YrhK family protein, with amino-acid sequence MTPHEDPEDRRSLTFTIGDEELVIRHKYEVASIVNDIMVATWFVVGSILFFSESTTTAGTWLFLVGSIQLMIRPLIRLRRRVHLTRIGSRAPGDTGRDF; translated from the coding sequence ATGACGCCGCACGAGGATCCCGAAGACCGCCGCTCCCTGACGTTCACCATCGGGGACGAGGAGCTCGTCATCCGCCACAAGTACGAGGTCGCGAGCATCGTCAACGACATCATGGTGGCCACGTGGTTCGTGGTCGGCAGCATCCTCTTCTTCTCCGAGTCGACCACCACGGCGGGAACGTGGCTGTTCCTCGTCGGCAGCATCCAGCTGATGATCCGGCCGCTCATCCGGCTGCGTCGCCGGGTGCACCTCACCCGCATCGGGTCGCGTGCCCCCGGTGACACCGGACGCGACTTCTGA
- a CDS encoding glycoside hydrolase family 13 protein: MDTSPRSAPAAPAAASARDDAAWWRTAAIYQVFLRSFADGDGDGVGDLAGLRARLPYLAALGVDAIWVNPWYPSPMVDVGYDVADYRDVDPMFGTLAEAEALIAEAHALGLRVLLDIVPNHTSDAHPWFREALAGDPAARARYLLRDGKGVDGELPPNDWESCFRGPAWTRTTDADGRAGAWYLHMFAPEQPDLDWTNPEVRAEFVDVLRFWFDRGVDGFRVDVAHGLAKAEGLPDGLGADRRTEAHPGWDQDEVHDVYREWRRVADSYDPPRVFVAEAWVARPERLPLYLRPDELHTAFEFEPLHVTFRADPWRRVIDDGLAKAALSGAPSAWALTNHDVVRQATRYGREQPEVRASNEQQRARFGVDPVDLELGRRRARAAVTLTMALPGVAYLYFGEELGLHEVEDLPDARRRDPIHLRSGGTDPGRDGSRVPIPWSGDSPPYGFSGSAPDAGGGEPWLPQPDAWAELTVERQEADPASTLQHYRRLLAARRALVVPTEPLVWLDAPPDVLAFRRGALECWIAFGTHPVPLPPGLRVAISSTGDVAGVLPPDTAVWLVPEGS; this comes from the coding sequence GTGGACACCAGCCCCCGCTCCGCCCCGGCGGCCCCCGCCGCAGCATCCGCGCGCGACGACGCCGCCTGGTGGCGCACCGCCGCCATCTACCAGGTGTTCCTGCGCAGCTTCGCGGACGGGGACGGCGACGGCGTCGGCGACCTGGCGGGCCTCCGCGCCCGCCTGCCGTACCTCGCCGCGCTCGGCGTCGACGCCATCTGGGTGAACCCCTGGTACCCCTCGCCGATGGTCGACGTCGGCTACGACGTGGCCGACTACCGCGACGTGGATCCCATGTTCGGCACGCTCGCGGAGGCGGAGGCCCTGATCGCGGAGGCGCACGCCCTCGGCCTGCGGGTGCTCCTCGACATCGTGCCGAACCACACCTCCGACGCCCACCCCTGGTTCCGGGAGGCGCTGGCCGGGGATCCCGCCGCCCGCGCCCGCTACCTCCTCCGCGACGGGAAGGGCGTCGACGGCGAGCTGCCGCCGAACGACTGGGAGAGCTGCTTCCGCGGACCGGCCTGGACCCGCACGACCGACGCGGACGGCCGCGCCGGCGCCTGGTACCTGCACATGTTCGCGCCGGAGCAGCCCGACCTCGACTGGACGAACCCGGAGGTGCGCGCCGAGTTCGTCGACGTCCTGCGCTTCTGGTTCGACCGCGGCGTGGACGGCTTCCGCGTCGACGTGGCGCACGGCCTCGCGAAGGCCGAGGGGCTGCCGGACGGCCTCGGCGCCGACCGGCGCACGGAGGCGCACCCCGGCTGGGACCAGGACGAGGTGCACGACGTGTACCGCGAGTGGCGCCGGGTGGCCGACTCCTACGATCCGCCGCGCGTCTTCGTCGCCGAGGCGTGGGTGGCCCGACCCGAGCGGCTGCCGCTCTACCTCCGGCCCGACGAGCTGCACACCGCCTTCGAGTTCGAGCCGCTGCACGTCACGTTCCGGGCGGATCCCTGGCGCCGGGTCATCGACGACGGCCTCGCGAAGGCCGCGCTGTCGGGCGCGCCGAGCGCGTGGGCGCTCACCAACCACGACGTCGTCCGGCAGGCGACCCGGTACGGGCGGGAGCAGCCGGAGGTCCGCGCGTCGAACGAACAGCAGCGCGCGCGCTTCGGCGTCGACCCGGTCGACCTGGAGCTCGGCCGCCGCCGCGCCCGCGCCGCCGTCACGCTGACGATGGCCCTGCCGGGCGTCGCGTACCTCTACTTCGGCGAGGAGCTGGGCCTGCACGAGGTGGAGGACCTGCCGGATGCGCGGCGGCGGGATCCGATCCACCTCCGCTCCGGCGGCACCGACCCGGGGCGCGACGGCTCCCGGGTCCCGATCCCCTGGTCCGGCGACTCCCCGCCCTACGGCTTCTCGGGCTCCGCACCGGACGCCGGCGGCGGCGAGCCGTGGCTGCCGCAGCCGGACGCGTGGGCGGAGCTGACGGTCGAGCGCCAGGAGGCGGATCCCGCGTCGACGCTGCAGCACTACCGGCGGCTGCTGGCGGCCCGTCGCGCGCTCGTCGTGCCCACGGAGCCGCTGGTGTGGCTGGACGCGCCGCCCGACGTGCTCGCGTTCCGGCGGGGCGCGCTCGAATGCTGGATCGCCTTCGGGACTCATCCGGTGCCGCTGCCGCCGGGGCTCCGGGTGGCGATCAGCTCGACCGGGGACGTCGCCGGGGTGCTCCCGCCCGACACCGCCGTGTGGCTGGTCCCCGAGGGGTCGTGA
- a CDS encoding adenosine deaminase, whose amino-acid sequence MISTLPPTAELHLHVEGTLEPELVFELAERNGVELPYAGIEDLRSRYAFTDLQSFLDLYYACTAVLRTRRDFHDLAAAYLERAAADGIRHVEMSFDPQAHTTRGVPVDDVLDGLLDALREARVRHGISGGLILSFLRDRPVEEAMATLESVAGRASEILAVGLDSAEVGYPPSLFVDVFARARELGLHAVAHAGEEGPPSYVHEALDLLHVERVDHGVRCLEDPALVDRLVAERIPLTVCPLSNVRLGVNESLDEHALPELLARGVLATVNSDDPAYFGGYLGENIRQLRAAHAFDDDAIALLARNSFEASFLPDERRAELLAAVDAWRASAL is encoded by the coding sequence ATGATCTCCACGCTCCCGCCCACCGCCGAGCTGCACCTGCACGTGGAGGGCACCCTCGAACCCGAGCTGGTCTTCGAGCTGGCCGAGCGCAACGGCGTCGAGCTGCCCTACGCGGGCATCGAGGACCTCCGCTCGCGCTACGCGTTCACTGATCTGCAGTCGTTCCTCGACCTCTACTACGCGTGCACGGCGGTCCTCCGCACGCGCCGCGACTTCCACGACCTGGCCGCCGCCTACCTGGAGCGGGCCGCCGCCGACGGGATCCGGCACGTCGAGATGTCCTTCGACCCGCAGGCGCACACGACGCGCGGCGTGCCCGTCGACGACGTGCTCGACGGCCTCCTCGACGCCCTCCGCGAGGCGCGCGTCCGCCACGGCATCTCGGGCGGGCTGATCCTCAGCTTCCTGCGCGACCGCCCGGTGGAGGAGGCGATGGCGACCCTGGAGTCGGTCGCCGGCCGGGCCTCCGAGATCCTCGCCGTCGGGCTCGACTCCGCCGAGGTCGGCTACCCGCCGTCCCTCTTCGTCGACGTCTTCGCGCGCGCCCGGGAACTCGGCCTGCACGCCGTCGCGCACGCGGGCGAGGAGGGGCCGCCGTCCTACGTCCACGAGGCGCTCGACCTGCTGCACGTGGAGCGGGTGGACCACGGGGTGCGCTGCCTCGAGGATCCCGCGCTCGTCGACCGGCTCGTCGCCGAGCGGATCCCGCTCACCGTCTGCCCGCTCTCGAACGTGCGCCTCGGCGTGAACGAGTCCCTCGACGAGCACGCGCTCCCGGAGCTGCTCGCCCGCGGCGTGCTCGCGACCGTGAACAGCGACGACCCCGCGTACTTCGGCGGCTACCTCGGCGAGAACATCCGGCAGCTGCGGGCCGCGCACGCGTTCGACGACGACGCCATCGCGCTCCTCGCCCGCAACTCGTTCGAGGCGTCGTTCCTGCCGGACGAGCGCCGCGCGGAGCTGCTCGCCGCGGTCGACGCCTGGCGCGCCTCCGCGCTCTGA